From a region of the Besnoitia besnoiti strain Bb-Ger1 chromosome I, whole genome shotgun sequence genome:
- a CDS encoding calmodulin CAM1 (encoded by transcript BESB_006130), with protein sequence MSQKSRSAPSGGATAASAGSVPARLRAHTAELESIFKRMDIDGDGKLSEEDLTAFMKERVDYPLDRDQVKAIIMELRGSGKTVETTKGSFPPVDFPTFLGFIDCQLMKPLPDLLGEIFQHMDTDKDGKLTAREVQTFAERLDIKLGVDGASELLNRGHQETAATFEEFCGLVQKALPSVGR encoded by the coding sequence ATGTCACAGAAAAGTCGGAGCGCGCCGTCTGGTGGCGCAACAGCGGCATCGGCTGGAAgcgtgcctgcgcgccttcgcgcccaCACTGCTGAGCTGGAGAGTATTTTCAAGAGAATGGACATCGACGGAGACGGGAAACTGAGTGAAGAAGATCTGACTGCCTTTATGAAAGAGCGCGTGGACTATCCGCTGGATCGCGATCAGGTGAAAGCCATCATCATGGAGTTGCGGGGGTCTGGAAAGACAGTGGAAACGACCAAGGGCTCGTTCCCTCCTGTGGACTTCCCCACATTCCTCGGTTTCATTGACTGCCAGCTCATGAAGCCTCTTCCCGACCTGCTCGGCGAAATCTTCCAGCACATGGATACCGACAAGGACGGGAAGCTGACGGCTAGGGAAGTCCAGACGTTTGCTGAGCGTCTCGACATCAAACTGGGGGTGGACGGCGCGTCTGAACTCCTGAATCGAGGTCACCAGGAGACCGCCGCAACGTTCGAGGAGTTCTGCGGCCTAgtgcagaaggcgctgccATCAGTCGGGCGATAA